A genomic stretch from Vibrio coralliilyticus includes:
- the dnaG gene encoding DNA primase codes for MAGHIPRSFIDDLLARLDIVDIIDARVKLKKKGKNYSACCPFHNEKTPSFSVSQEKQFYHCFGCGAHGNAIDFMMEYERLEFPEAIEELASYLGIDVPREQRQGGRFPSNQPQANTEQKRNLYDLMTGIAQFYRDQLKLSTSKVAIDYLKDRGLSGEIVQKFGIGYVADEWDLVRKNFGQQKQAQDLLVSGGMLIENDKGNRYDRFRGRVMFPIRDRRGRVIGFGGRVIGDGTPKYLNSPETPIFHKGKELYGLYEVTQAYREPPQILVVEGYMDVVALAQYGVDYSVASLGTSTTGDHIQLLFRQTNTVVCCYDGDRAGKEAAWRALENALQYLKTGNTLKFLFLPDGEDPDSYIRKYGKDAFEQKMHQAIPLSRYLFENLIEIHQLNLGSNEGKSALRAHASNLINKIPDPYFQELLEKLLDERTGFDNRLRQPRKRASETRPQPHKEIKRTPMREVIALLIQNPSYAQMVPDLSSVKGLAVPGLSLFVEVLEYCYQHPNVSTGQLTEHWRNTSHDALLSRLAGWEIPLDEDNEQDIFLDSLDKILAQCVEKQIEDLQAKERSVGLSTEERRELLALMLDLKA; via the coding sequence ATGGCAGGACACATTCCCCGCAGTTTTATTGATGACCTACTGGCTCGACTGGATATCGTCGATATCATTGACGCTCGGGTAAAACTTAAGAAAAAAGGCAAAAACTACAGCGCATGCTGCCCTTTCCACAACGAGAAAACACCTTCATTTAGTGTTAGCCAAGAAAAGCAGTTCTATCACTGTTTTGGCTGTGGAGCACACGGTAATGCCATCGACTTTATGATGGAATACGAGCGCCTTGAATTCCCTGAAGCCATTGAAGAGCTCGCCTCTTACCTTGGCATTGATGTTCCAAGAGAACAACGTCAGGGTGGCCGTTTTCCTTCCAATCAGCCTCAAGCAAATACCGAGCAAAAACGTAATCTCTATGATTTAATGACTGGGATTGCGCAGTTCTATAGAGACCAGCTCAAACTGTCTACCAGCAAGGTCGCGATTGACTACCTCAAAGATCGTGGTTTATCTGGTGAAATCGTTCAGAAGTTTGGCATCGGATATGTCGCTGATGAATGGGATCTGGTGCGGAAAAACTTTGGTCAACAGAAACAAGCTCAAGATTTGCTTGTATCAGGTGGTATGCTGATTGAGAACGATAAAGGTAACCGCTATGACCGCTTTCGCGGCCGGGTGATGTTTCCGATCCGCGACCGACGAGGCCGAGTGATTGGCTTTGGTGGGCGAGTCATTGGCGATGGCACACCAAAATACCTTAACTCTCCTGAAACGCCTATTTTCCACAAAGGGAAAGAGCTCTACGGGCTCTATGAAGTGACCCAAGCATACCGCGAGCCTCCTCAGATTCTTGTCGTTGAAGGCTATATGGATGTGGTCGCGCTAGCGCAATATGGTGTCGATTATTCGGTAGCCTCACTTGGTACGTCTACGACCGGTGATCATATTCAACTGCTGTTTAGGCAGACCAATACCGTTGTGTGTTGCTACGATGGCGATCGCGCAGGTAAAGAGGCGGCTTGGCGTGCGCTAGAGAATGCGCTGCAATACCTGAAAACAGGTAACACTCTGAAGTTTTTGTTTCTACCAGATGGTGAAGACCCAGATAGCTATATCCGAAAATACGGCAAAGATGCCTTTGAGCAGAAAATGCATCAAGCCATTCCGCTTTCACGCTATTTATTTGAAAATTTAATCGAGATTCATCAACTCAACCTAGGCAGTAATGAAGGTAAATCGGCACTACGTGCACACGCCAGTAATCTGATCAATAAAATCCCAGATCCTTATTTTCAAGAATTACTGGAAAAACTTCTAGATGAACGTACTGGGTTTGACAACCGATTACGCCAACCTCGTAAAAGGGCAAGTGAAACCAGACCTCAACCGCATAAGGAGATCAAACGGACTCCAATGCGAGAGGTTATCGCTTTGCTTATTCAAAATCCGAGCTATGCTCAAATGGTACCAGATCTCTCGAGTGTGAAAGGCTTAGCGGTACCTGGATTAAGTTTATTCGTTGAGGTGCTTGAATATTGTTATCAGCACCCCAATGTAAGCACAGGCCAGTTGACTGAACACTGGCGAAATACGAGCCATGATGCTCTACTGTCTCGTTTAGCAGGGTGGGAAATTCCGCTCGATGAAGACAATGAACAAGATATTTTTTTAGACTCGCTGGACAAAATATTGGCTCAGTGTGTCGAAAAACAAATTGAAGATCTGCAGGCCAAAGAAAGAAGTGTCGGTTTATCAACCGAAGAGAGAAGGGAGCTGCTAGCATTGATGCTAGATTTAAAAGCGTAA
- a CDS encoding GatB/YqeY domain-containing protein, with protein sequence MALIDTLKEEQKLAMKAKDKLRLGTIRLALSAIKQREVDEQITLGDDNILAVLTKMVKQRRDSVAQFESAGRQDLADAEQAEIAVLEDFMPQPLTDEEVAALIESAIADSGAAGMQDMGKVMGVLKPQIQGRADMGKVSGLVRAKLG encoded by the coding sequence ATGGCTCTGATTGATACTCTCAAAGAAGAGCAAAAATTAGCGATGAAAGCCAAGGACAAACTTCGCCTTGGCACTATTCGTTTAGCTCTTTCCGCCATTAAGCAACGTGAAGTTGACGAACAGATTACTCTGGGCGACGACAATATTCTCGCTGTATTGACGAAAATGGTTAAACAACGTCGCGACTCTGTCGCTCAATTTGAATCCGCAGGTCGTCAAGATCTTGCCGATGCTGAGCAAGCTGAGATTGCTGTACTTGAGGACTTTATGCCTCAACCGCTAACTGATGAAGAAGTGGCGGCACTTATTGAGAGTGCTATTGCTGATTCAGGTGCTGCGGGCATGCAAGACATGGGTAAAGTAATGGGCGTGCTTAAGCCTCAAATTCAAGGGCGTGCAGATATGGGTAAAGTCAGTGGTTTAGTTCGCGCTAAACTCGGTTAA
- the rpsU gene encoding 30S ribosomal protein S21: MPVVKVRENEPFDVALRRFKRSCEKAGILSEVRRREHYEKPTTVRKRAKAAAQKRHAKKLARENARRVRLY, from the coding sequence ATGCCAGTAGTTAAAGTACGTGAAAACGAACCGTTCGACGTTGCTCTACGTCGTTTCAAACGCTCTTGCGAAAAAGCAGGTATCCTTTCTGAAGTGCGTCGTCGTGAGCACTACGAAAAGCCAACTACAGTTCGCAAACGCGCTAAAGCAGCGGCTCAAAAGCGTCACGCTAAGAAGCTAGCTCGCGAAAACGCTCGTCGCGTTCGCCTGTACTAA